One region of Glycine max cultivar Williams 82 chromosome 9, Glycine_max_v4.0, whole genome shotgun sequence genomic DNA includes:
- the LOC100806580 gene encoding plasma membrane ATPase 4 yields MAGDKGTITLEEIKNETVDLERIPIDEVFEQLKCTREGLSSTEGENRLQIFGPNKLEEKKESKFLKFLGFMWNPLSWVMEAAAIMAIALANGEGKPPDWQDFVGIVCLLLINSTISFIEENNAGNAAAALMAGLAPKTKVLRDGKWSEQEAAILVPGDIISIKLGDIIPADARLLEGDPLMVDQAALTGESLPVTKHPGQEVFSGSTCKQGEIEAVVIATGVHTFFGKAAHLVDSTNQVGHFQKVLTAIGNFCICSIAIGMLAEIIVMYPIQHRKYREGIDNLLVLLIGGIPIAMPTVLSVTMAIGSHKLSQQGAITKRMTAIEEMAGMDVLCSDKTGTLTLNKLTVDKNLVEVFAKGVDKDHVILLAARAARTENQDAIDAAIVGMLADPKEARAGIREVHFLPFNPVDKRTALTYIDANGNWHRASKGAPEQIMSLCNLRDDAKKKVHAIIDKFAERGLRSLAVARQEVPEKTKESAGAPWQFVGLLSLFDPPRHDSAETIRRALNLGVNVKMITGDQLAIAKETGRRLGMGTNMYPSASLLGQDKDASIAALPVEELIEKADGFAGVFPEHKYEIVKKLQERKHICGMTGDGVNDAPALKKADIGIAVADATDAARSASDIVLTEPGLSVIISAVLTSRAIFQRMKNYTIYAVSITIRIVFGFMFIALIWKFDFSPFMVLIIAILNDGTIMTISKDRVKPSPLPDSWKLNEIFATGVVLGGYLALMTVIFFWAIKETTFFPDKFGVRPIHDNPDEMTAALYLQVSIVSQALIFVTRSRSWSFIERPGLLLVTAFVIAQLIATVIAVYANWGFARIQGIGWGWAGVIWLYSIVFYFPLDIMKFAIRYILSGKAWNNLLENKTAFTTKKDYGKEEREAQWALAQRTLHGLQPPETSNIFNEKSSYRELTEIAEQAKRRAEVARLRELHTLKGHVESVVKLKGLDIDTIQQHYTV; encoded by the exons ATGGCTGGGGACAAGGGAACCATCACTCTTGAAGAGATCAAGAACGAGACAGTTGATCTG GAACGTATTCCAATTGATGAAGTGTTCGAGCAACTGAAATGTACCAGGGAAGGTTTGTCCTCCACGGAAGGAGAAAACCGGCTTCAAATATTTGGACCCAACAAAttagaagagaagaag GAAAGCAAGTTTCTCAAGTTTCTCGGGTTCATGTGGAATCCACTTTCATGGGTCATGGAGGCTGCGGCTATTATGGCCATTGCTCTTGCAAACGGCGAAGGGAAGCCTCCGGATTGGCAAGATTTCGTTGGTATTGTTTGCTTGTTGCTGATCAACTCCACTATCAGTTTCATTGAAGAAAACAATGCTGGAAATGCTGCTGCTGCTCTTATGGCTGGTCTTGCTCCTAAGACAAAG GTTCTTAGAGATGGTAAATGGAGTGAGCAAGAAGCTGCAATTCTAGTCCCTGGAGACATCATAAGCATCAAGCTAGGTGACATTATCCCTGCCGATGCTCGTCTTCTTGAAGGTGATCCACTGATGGTTGATCAAGCAGCTCTGACTGGAGAATCCCTTCCTGTGACCAAGCATCCAGGGCAAGAAGTTTTCTCTGGCTCAACTTGCAAACAAGGAGAAATCGAAGCCGTTGTGATTGCAACTGGTGTGCACACATTCTTTGGAAAGGCAGCACATCTGGTGGATAGCACGAACCAAGTTGGACATTTCCAGAAGGTTCTTACAGCAATTGGAAACTTCTGTATTTGCTCCATCGCGATCGGTATGTTAGCTGAGATTATAGTGATGTACCCGATTCAGCACCGCAAGTACAGGGAAGGAATTGACAACCTGTTGGTGCTCTTGATTGGAGGAATTCCCATTGCTATGCCTACTGTGTTGTCTGTGACAATGGCCATTGGTTCTCACAAGCTTTCCCAACAAGGTGCCATCACTAAGAGAATGACTGCTATTGAAGAAATGGCAGGCATGGATGTCCTTTGCAGTGACAAGACAGGAACACTCACCCTCAACAAACTCACTGTTGACAAGAACTTGGTTGAGGTCTTTGCAAAGGGTGTGGACAAGGATCATGTGATCCTTCTTGCTGCCAGGGCTGCCAGGACTGAAAACCAGGATGCCATTGATGCTGCCATTGTGGGAATGCTTGCTGATCCTAAAGAG GCAAGGGCTGGGATAAGAGAGGTGCACTTTCTACCATTCAATCCTGTTGACAAGAGGACTGCTTTGACTTACATTGATGCTAATGGAAATTGGCACAGGGCAAGCAAAGGTGCTCCTGAGCAG ATCATGTCCCTGTGTAACCTCAGGGATGATGCTAAGAAGAAGGTTCATGCTATTATTGACAAGTTTGCTGAAAGAGGGCTTCGTTCACTTGCTGTTGCTAGACAG GAAGTTCctgagaaaacaaaagaaagtgcTGGTGCTCCATGGCAGTTTGTTGGTCTGTTGTCACTGTTTGATCCCCCTAGGCATGATAGTGCTGAAACCATTCGCCGAGCTCTTAACCTTGGTGTAAATGTTAAGATGATTACAG GTGATCAACTTGCCATAGCTAAGGAAACAGGAAGGAGACTTGGAATGGGAACAAATATGTATCCATCTGCTTCATTGCTTGGTCAAGACAAAGATGCAAGTATTGCCGCACTTCCCGTAGAAGAGCTGATTGAGAAGGCAGATGGATTTGCTGGAGTTTTTCCAG AGCACAAATATGAaattgtaaagaagttgcaagAGAGGAAGCACATTTGTGGAATGACTGGAGATGGTGTCAATGATGCTCCTgcgttgaagaaggctgatatTGGAATTGCTGTTGCTGATGCTACTGATGCGGCAAGAAGTGCTTCTGACATTGTCTTGACAGAACCTGGATTGAGCGTTATTATTAGTGCAGTCTTAACTAGCAGAGCTATTTTCCAAAGAATGAAGAACTACACC ATCTATGCAGTATCTATCACAATCCGTATAGTG TTTGGCTTCATGTTTATTGCACTGATCTGGAAATTTGACTTCTCACCCTTCATGGTTTTGATTATTGCCATTCTGAATGATG GAACAATCATGACAATTTCAAAGGACAGGGTTAAGCCATCTCCCTTGCCTGATAGCTGGAAACTGAATGAAATCTTTGCTACTGGGGTTGTGCTTGGAGGTTACTTGGCACTGATGACTGTTATATTCTTCTGGGCAATCAAAGAGACGACATTCTTCCCC GACAAATTTGGAGTTAGACCAATTCATGACAATCCAGATGAAATGACTGCTGCTTTGTATCTACAAGTCAGTATAGTTAGCCAGGCTTTGATATTTGTCACCCGTTCGCGCAGCTGGTCCTTCATCGAACGCCCTGGATTGCTGTTAGTGACTGCTTTCGTTATTGCTCAGCTG ATTGCTACAGTAATAGCAGTGTATGCCAACTGGGGCTTTGCAAGGATCCAAGGAATTGGTTGGGGTTGGGCAGGAGTGATTTGGCTCTACAGTATTGTCTTCTATTTCCCACTTGACATCATGAAGTTCGCCATCCGCTACATTTTGAGTGGCAAAGCATGGAACAATCTCCTAGAAAACAAG ACTGCCTTCACCACCAAGAAAGACTATGGTAAAGAGGAGAGGGAAGCTCAATGGGCTCTTGCTCAGAGGACCCTGCATGGACTTCAACCACCAGAAACTTCTAATATCTTCAATGAAAAGAGCAGTTATAGAGAACTCACTGAGATTGCTGAGCAGGCCAAGAGGAGAGCTGAAGTTGCAAG GCTTCGTGAGCTTCACACACTTAAGGGACATGTTGAGTCTGTGGTGAAGCTGAAGGGTCTGGACATTGACACAATCCAGCAGCATTACACCGTGTAA
- the LOC100819060 gene encoding disease resistance protein RPV1, whose protein sequence is MSNKAAPEIKYDVFVSFRGQDIRDGFLSHLIDTFERKKINFFVDYNLEKGDEIWPSLVGAIRGSLILLVIFSPDYASSCWCLEELVKILECREEYGRIVIPVFYHIQPTHVRHQLGSYAEAFAVHGRKQMMKVQHWRHALNKSADLAGIDSSKFPNDAAVLNEIVDLVLKRLVKPHVISKGLVGIEEKITTVESWIRKEPKDNLLIGIWGMGGIGKTTLAEEIFNKLQYEYEGCYFLANEREESKNHGIISLKKRIFSGLLRLRYDDVEIYTENSLPDNILRRIGHMKVLIVLDDVSDSDHLGKLLGTLDNFGSGSRILVTTRDEQVLKAKKVKKTYHLTELSFDKTLELFNLNAFNQSDRQKEYYELSLRVVNYAKGIPLVVKVLAGLLHGKNKEEWESLLDKLKKIPPTKVYEVMKLSYDGLDRKEQQIFLDLACFFLRSNIMVNTCELKSLLKDTESDNSVFYALERLKDKALITISEDNYVSMHDSLQEMAWEIIRRESSIAGSHSRLWDSDDIAEALKNGKNTEDIRSLQIDMRNLKKQKLSHDIFTNMSKLQFLKISGKYNDDLLNILAEGLQFLETELRFLYWDYYPLKSLPENFIARRLVILEFPFGRMKKLWDGVQNLVNLKKVDLTSSNKLEELPDLSGATNLEELKLGGCSMLTSVHPSIFSLPKLEKLFLINCKSLTIVTSDSKLCSLSHLYLLFCENLREFSLISDNMKELRLGWTNVRALPSSFGYQSKLKSLDLRRSKIEKLPSSINNLTQLLHLDIRYCRELQTIPELPMFLEILDAECCTSLQTLPELPRFLKTLNIRECKSLLTLPVLPLFLKTLDASECISLKTVLLSPSTAVEQLKENSKRILFWNCLNLNIYSLAAIGQNAQTNVMKFAGQHLSTPNHHHVENYSDYKDNYGSYQAVYAYPASNVPPWLEYKTRNDYIIIDLSSAPPSPLLGFIFGFVFGESTDMNERREVNITISDVKGKGKRETNRVRMYIDYGIGKIISDQVCVIYDQRCSDFLKRRAENQTSFIIQVTIQAQWAVDPGLKEFGVSPISTLTYKSFIDIEEMELHDSD, encoded by the exons ATGTCCAACAAAGCTGCTCCGGAAATAAAGTATGATGTTTTTGTTAGCTTCAGGGGCCAGGACATCCGCGACGGGTTTCTTAGCCATTTGATTGACACTTttgaaaggaagaaaataaacttCTTCGTAGATTATAATCTTGAGAAGGGAGATGAAATATGGCCATCACTTGTTGGAGCAATTCGAGGATCATTGATTTTGTTGGTCATATTCTCTCCAGACTATGCTTCTTCGTGTTGGTGTTTAGAAGAACTTGTGAAAATACTTGAATGCAGAGAGGAATACGGACGTATTGTAATCCCAGTTTTCTACCATATACAACCCACACATGTTCGACATCAATTGGGGAGTTATGCAGAAGCATTTGCTGTGCATGGAAGAAAACAAATGATGAAGGTGCAACACTGGAGACATGCTTTGAATAAATCTGCCGATTTAGCCGGAATTGACTCATCAAAATTTCC AAACGATGCTGCGGTGCTTAATGAAATTGTCGATCTGGTACTGAAGAGGTTAGTTAAACCCCATGTTATCTCAAAAGGGCTTGTTGGAATTGAAGAGAAAATTACAACCGTAGAATCATGGATAAGAAAAGAGCCAAAGGACAACCTTCTTATTGGAATTTGGGGTATGGGAGGTATTGGCAAGACAACCCTTGCagaagaaatatttaataaattacaatatgaatatgaaggttgttattttttagccaatgAAAGAGAAGAATCAAAGAATCATGGAAtaatttctttgaagaaaagaaTTTTTTCTGGGCTATTACGATTACGATATGATGATGTGGAAATTTACACAGAAAATTCCTTACCTGATAATATTCTTAGAAGAATTGGCCATATGAAGGTTCTTATTGTTCTTGATGATGTGAGTGATTCAGACCACTTGGGAAAATTGTTGGGAactcttgacaattttggatCTGGTAGCAGAATACTTGTAACAACTAGAGATGAACAAGTTCTGAAGgctaagaaagtaaaaaagacatACCACCTTACAGAACTCAGTTTTGATAAAACACTGgaacttttcaatttgaatgcCTTCAACCAAAGTGATCGTCAAAAGGAGTACTATGAGTTATCACTTAGGGTGGTCAATTATGCCAAAGGCATTCCATTAGTTGTTAAAGTTTTGGCTGGTCTTCTTCATGGAAAAAACAAGGAAGAATGGGAAAGTTTGCTAGACAAGCTTAAAAAAATCCCTCCTACAAAAGTTTATGAAGTCATGAAACTGAGTTACGATGGTCTAGATCGTAAAGAGCAACAAATTTTTCTAGATCTGGCATGTTTCTTTCTTAGATCGAATATAATGGTGAACACTTGCGAGCTAAAATCTTTATTGAAAGATACTGAAAGTGACAATTCAGTGTTTTATGCATTAGAAAGATTGAAAGATAAAGCTCTTATAACTATTTCTGAGGATAATTATGTATCGATGCATGATAGTTTGCAAGAAATGGCATGGGAGATTATTCGACGAGAGTCTAGCATAGCTGGAAGCCACAGTCGGTTGTGGGATTCTGATGACATTGCTGAAGCATTGAAAAATGGCAAG AATACTGAAGACATTAGAAGCCTACAGATTGACATGCGAAATCTTAAGAAGCAGAagttaagtcatgacatatTTACGAACATGAGCAAATTAcaatttctgaaaatctctggaAAATATAATGATGATTTACTTAATATTCTTGCTGAAGGGCTTCAATTTTTGGAAACTGAGCTAAGATTTCTCTATTGGGATTATTACCCTCTAAAATCGTTGCCAGAAAATTTTATTGCCAGAAGACTTGTCATATTGGAATTTCCATTTGGCAGAATGAAAAAACTTTGGGATGGAGTCCAG AATCTGGTGAATCTAAAAAAAGTTGACCTCACTTCCTCCAATAAGTTAGAGGAGCTCCCAGATTTATCAGGAGCCACAAATCTTGAAGAACTGAAACTTGGGGGTTGTTCAATGTTAACAAGTGTGCATCCATCTATTTTCTCGCTGCCCAAACTTGAGAAATTGTTCCTTATTAACTGCAAGTCTCTTACCATAGTCACAAGTGATTCCAAATTATGCAGCCTCAGTCATCTCTACCTTCTTTTTTGCGAGAATCTTAGGGAATTCTCACTAATATCAGACAATATGAAAGAACTAAGATTAGGATGGACAAATGTGAGAGCATTGCCCTCATCATTTGGATATCAAAGCAAACTTAAATCACTAGATCTAAGAAGAAGTAAGATTGAGAAGTTACCTTCATCCATCAACAATCTTACGCAACTGCTACATCTAGACATACGTTATTGCCGGGAGCTTCAAACAATACCAGAGCTTCCCATGTTCCTTGAAATTCTAGATGCTGAATGTTGCACTTCACTTCAGACTCTGCCAGAGCTTCCCCGGTTCCTTAAAACACTAAATATCAGAGAATGCAAATCGCTTCTGACTTTACCGGTGCTTCCCTTGTTCCTTAAAACTCTTGACGCCAGTGAATGCATATCATTGAAGACTGTGTTATTGTCTCCTTCAACGGCTGTTGAACAGTTAAAGGAAAACAGTAAACGGATTCTGTTCTGGAATTGCTTGAACTTGAATATATATTCTTTAGCGGCTATTGGGCAGAATGCACAAACCAATGTGATGAAATTTGCAGGCCAACACCTTTCTACCCCAAATCACCATCATGTTGAAAATTACAGTGATTATAAGGATAATTATGGTTCTTACCAAGCTGTTTACGCATACCCTGCAAGCAATGTTCCACCATGGTTGGAGTATAAGACAAGAaatgattatataattattgatcTATCTTCTGCCCCACCTTCGCCTCTCCTTGGCTTCATTTTTGGCTTCGTCTTTGGTGAGAGCACAGACATGAATGAAAGGCGTGAAGTTAACATCACTATAAGTGATGTTAAGGGTAAAGGTAAAAGGGAGACCAACAGAGTCAGAATGTACATAGATTATGGCATTGGGAAAATTATATCAGATCAGGTGTGTGTGATATACGACCAAAGATGTTCTGACTTCCTAAAGAGAAGAGCCGAAAATCAAACAAGCTTTATAATCCAGGTTACAATTCAGGCACAATGGGCAGTCGATCCAGGTTTAAAAGAATTTGGGGTCAGCCCAATAAGCACCTTGACATATAAAAGTTTCATTGACATTGAAGAAATGGAATTGCATGACAGTGACTGA